One segment of Olsenella uli DSM 7084 DNA contains the following:
- the pth gene encoding aminoacyl-tRNA hydrolase, whose amino-acid sequence MPIASKETLLVCGLGNPGDAYEHTRHNAGFAVVDALAERGCVSYWKSEAGCLVASWGRRGPDGRTRTVLLAKPQAYMNVSGGPLSKLMRQRGISAQEVLVVHDEVDLPSGVVRVKSGGGLNAHNGLRSIADKLGTRDFARVRCGIGRPPGRMSVADFALRQLKGSFLADFELGAQRAADACELCLDQGVARAVEQLG is encoded by the coding sequence ATGCCGATCGCATCCAAGGAGACGCTTCTGGTCTGTGGCCTGGGAAATCCCGGGGACGCCTACGAGCATACGCGCCATAACGCAGGCTTTGCCGTGGTGGACGCTCTGGCAGAACGAGGGTGCGTCTCGTACTGGAAGAGCGAGGCCGGCTGCCTGGTGGCCTCCTGGGGCCGACGGGGGCCAGACGGCCGGACGCGCACGGTCCTTCTCGCCAAGCCGCAGGCCTACATGAACGTGAGCGGCGGCCCCCTCTCCAAGCTCATGAGACAACGGGGCATCTCCGCGCAGGAAGTCCTCGTCGTCCACGACGAGGTCGACCTTCCGAGCGGCGTGGTGCGCGTCAAGTCTGGAGGTGGGCTCAACGCCCACAACGGCCTGCGCTCCATCGCCGACAAGCTGGGGACCCGCGACTTCGCGCGCGTGCGCTGCGGCATCGGGCGACCGCCCGGCAGGATGAGCGTGGCTGACTTTGCCCTGCGCCAGCTCAAGGGCAGCTTCCTCGCAGACTTCGAGCTTGGCGCCCAGCGGGCAGCGGACGCATGCGAGCTGTGCCTGGACCAGGGCGTCGCACGTGCCGTCGAGCAGCTTGGCTAG
- a CDS encoding energy-coupling factor transporter transmembrane component T family protein → MRADRDHRKRPHVIRRALPLGSYAGEPSWLNGIDARCKLAALALLAIGAFATGSPWGLLAELVVLCLLACVCHVSPMQLARALRPTVIVLAFAVMANALVVSGQFDAQLAGPVGISFVGLGRACAAVLRIVLLVGFVLVVTATTTAPEISSALVTLLRPLARLGVPIADVAMVVSVALRFIPETAAEFDRIEMAQRARGARFDQGTLRERLSKWVAVLVPLVVALFRRSDELARAMGDRCYADGTSQLRPRRLVWRDWLFLAVMLAVAVACVLL, encoded by the coding sequence ATGCGAGCTGATCGCGACCATCGCAAGAGGCCCCACGTCATCCGCCGGGCCCTCCCGCTTGGCAGCTATGCAGGCGAACCGAGCTGGCTGAACGGCATAGATGCCCGCTGCAAGCTGGCTGCGCTCGCCCTTCTCGCCATTGGCGCGTTTGCGACGGGATCGCCATGGGGGCTGCTGGCCGAGCTGGTGGTCCTGTGCCTGCTGGCATGCGTCTGTCACGTGAGTCCCATGCAGCTTGCCCGAGCGCTCAGGCCGACGGTCATCGTGCTGGCGTTCGCGGTCATGGCGAACGCGCTTGTCGTGAGTGGCCAGTTCGACGCACAGCTCGCCGGACCCGTTGGCATCAGCTTCGTAGGATTGGGGCGTGCGTGCGCGGCCGTGTTGCGCATCGTGCTGCTTGTGGGGTTCGTCCTGGTCGTGACCGCCACGACCACCGCTCCGGAGATCTCGTCGGCCTTGGTGACGCTTCTGAGGCCGCTTGCCCGGCTGGGGGTCCCCATCGCTGACGTCGCCATGGTCGTTTCGGTCGCGCTGCGCTTCATTCCCGAGACGGCCGCGGAGTTCGATCGCATCGAAATGGCCCAGCGCGCCCGAGGGGCGCGCTTTGACCAAGGCACCCTGCGCGAGCGCCTGTCGAAGTGGGTTGCCGTGCTCGTGCCGCTGGTCGTCGCGTTGTTTCGGCGCTCGGATGAGCTGGCGCGCGCCATGGGAGACCGCTGCTACGCCGACGGTACGTCCCAGCTGAGGCCCCGGCGCCTCGTCTGGCGTGACTGGCTCTTCCTGGCGGTCATGCTTGCGGTCGCCGTCGCGTGCGTGCTGCTGTAG
- the mgtA gene encoding magnesium-translocating P-type ATPase, with protein MMRRAINHAAGNGHAAGNATASQREWLLHMAQLPVPRVYDELNAHAGGLAPHEVEVSRELWGPNVVAHADRKPRPIRLLLAFSDPLTYILVLIAAVSVLTDWIFASADSRDLTTPAIIGVMVLVSGVMRFVQEERSGDAAESLAEMIETTCCVLREGPGRTDIPLDEVVVGDVVNLSSGDIVPADLRIVHARDLFVSQSSLTGEPEPVEKVADAGLVGTGPGADAASDVRNLAFMGSTVISGTARGVVVATGARTLFGEATSLLGTARRQTAADEGVSRTSVLLVRLMMAMVPVVLLVSGMTKGDWLSSLLFSLSVAVGLTPEMLPMLVSGCLGKGALDLSRAHVIVKRLGAIQDLGAIDILCTDKTGTLTQDSVVLERHLDVDGNEDVSVLNWAFMNSFFGTGMRNLIDSAIIRRAIEEGARGGGPTGADEIATSWQLVDELPFDFERRRVSVVVGDERGNTVMVTKGAMEEVLALCSQYELSGERHAITPDVGRAVMERAAALGDEGMRVLGVAVREEPAGAGTLAADDECDMTLIGYLAFLDPPKASAAEAVRALAQNGVTTKVLTGDSARVTTYVCGKMGLPVDGVLTGAEVDAMDDAELAERAQRTSVFAKLSPTQKARVVQGLRSLGHAVGYMGDGVNDAAAMRASDCGISVDSAVDVAREAADIILLEKDLMVLERGIMCGRRTYANMAKYVKMTVSSNFGNVISVLVAATFLPFLPMTAVQLLLLNLIYDLTCTAIPWDNVDDELVLSPRRWDGTSMRAFMLRMGPVSSVFDVITFAALFAWICPAVAGGAWGSLDASGRALFVSTFQAGWFVESMWTQTLVVHLVRTARVPFVQSHAAWSITLLGASGIVLATLLPATAVGGALGFAPMPTAYFVFLACVVAGYVASALFARRAYLLRHHSLL; from the coding sequence ATGATGAGGCGTGCCATCAACCATGCCGCGGGGAACGGCCATGCCGCGGGGAACGCGACGGCGAGCCAGCGCGAGTGGCTTCTCCACATGGCCCAGCTGCCCGTGCCGCGTGTGTACGACGAGCTCAACGCGCATGCGGGAGGGTTGGCCCCGCATGAGGTCGAGGTCTCTCGCGAGCTCTGGGGACCCAACGTCGTCGCCCATGCCGACCGCAAGCCCCGGCCGATTCGCCTCCTGCTGGCCTTCTCGGACCCCCTCACCTACATCCTGGTGCTCATCGCGGCGGTCTCCGTGTTGACCGACTGGATTTTTGCGAGCGCCGACAGCCGCGACCTCACCACCCCGGCCATCATTGGCGTGATGGTGCTGGTGTCCGGGGTGATGCGCTTCGTGCAGGAGGAGCGCAGCGGCGATGCGGCGGAGTCGCTGGCCGAGATGATAGAGACCACCTGCTGCGTCCTGCGCGAGGGACCGGGTCGCACCGACATCCCCCTGGACGAGGTGGTGGTGGGCGACGTGGTGAACCTTTCGTCCGGCGATATCGTCCCAGCGGACCTGCGCATAGTGCATGCGCGCGACCTGTTTGTGAGCCAGAGCTCTCTGACGGGCGAGCCCGAGCCCGTCGAGAAGGTCGCGGACGCCGGCCTTGTGGGCACAGGCCCGGGTGCGGATGCGGCCTCGGACGTCCGCAACCTCGCGTTCATGGGGTCGACGGTCATCTCGGGCACGGCCCGTGGCGTCGTGGTGGCGACGGGCGCCCGCACGCTCTTCGGCGAGGCGACGTCCCTGCTGGGGACCGCCAGGCGCCAGACTGCCGCAGACGAGGGCGTGTCAAGGACCAGCGTCCTCCTCGTCCGCCTGATGATGGCGATGGTTCCGGTGGTGCTGCTGGTCTCCGGCATGACCAAGGGCGACTGGCTGTCGTCGCTTTTGTTCTCGCTGTCCGTCGCGGTGGGCCTGACACCCGAGATGCTGCCCATGCTGGTTTCGGGCTGCCTGGGCAAGGGGGCCCTGGACCTCAGCCGCGCGCACGTCATCGTGAAGCGCCTGGGCGCGATCCAGGACCTGGGCGCCATCGACATCCTCTGTACCGACAAGACGGGCACGCTGACGCAGGACAGCGTGGTGCTGGAGCGCCATCTCGACGTGGACGGGAACGAAGACGTATCCGTTCTGAACTGGGCGTTCATGAACAGCTTCTTTGGAACCGGCATGCGCAACCTCATAGACTCGGCAATCATCCGCCGCGCGATCGAAGAGGGCGCGCGCGGCGGCGGGCCCACAGGTGCCGATGAGATCGCCACCTCGTGGCAGCTGGTGGACGAGCTCCCCTTCGACTTCGAGCGCCGCCGGGTGAGCGTGGTCGTGGGTGACGAGCGCGGCAATACGGTCATGGTCACCAAGGGGGCGATGGAGGAGGTCCTGGCGCTGTGCTCGCAGTACGAGCTGTCCGGCGAGAGGCACGCAATCACCCCTGACGTCGGACGTGCCGTGATGGAGCGTGCCGCCGCCCTGGGGGACGAGGGCATGCGCGTGCTGGGCGTTGCCGTTCGGGAGGAGCCCGCCGGCGCCGGCACGCTGGCCGCAGATGACGAGTGCGACATGACCCTGATCGGCTACCTGGCGTTTCTGGACCCGCCAAAGGCCTCGGCCGCCGAGGCGGTACGCGCCTTGGCCCAGAACGGCGTCACGACCAAGGTGCTCACGGGTGACTCCGCGCGCGTCACGACCTACGTGTGCGGCAAGATGGGGCTGCCCGTGGACGGCGTGCTCACGGGAGCCGAGGTCGATGCGATGGATGACGCGGAGCTTGCCGAGCGCGCCCAGCGGACGTCGGTCTTCGCGAAGCTGAGCCCGACCCAGAAGGCGCGCGTGGTGCAGGGCCTTCGCAGCCTGGGTCACGCCGTGGGCTACATGGGTGACGGCGTGAACGACGCCGCGGCGATGCGGGCGTCCGACTGCGGGATCTCCGTCGACTCCGCCGTCGACGTGGCGCGCGAGGCTGCGGACATCATCTTGCTGGAGAAGGACCTCATGGTCCTGGAGCGGGGCATCATGTGTGGCCGGAGGACGTACGCCAACATGGCCAAGTACGTGAAGATGACCGTCAGCAGCAACTTCGGCAACGTCATCTCCGTGTTGGTGGCGGCCACGTTCCTGCCGTTTCTTCCCATGACGGCGGTGCAGCTCCTGCTGCTGAACCTGATCTACGACCTTACGTGCACGGCCATCCCCTGGGACAACGTGGATGACGAGCTGGTGCTCTCGCCCAGGCGTTGGGACGGCACGTCCATGCGCGCGTTCATGCTGAGGATGGGCCCCGTGAGCTCGGTGTTCGACGTCATCACGTTTGCGGCCCTGTTCGCCTGGATATGCCCTGCGGTCGCGGGCGGTGCCTGGGGGAGCCTGGATGCGAGCGGACGTGCCCTGTTCGTGTCGACCTTCCAGGCAGGTTGGTTCGTCGAGTCCATGTGGACCCAGACGCTCGTCGTGCACCTCGTGCGCACCGCGAGGGTGCCCTTCGTGCAGAGCCATGCGGCTTGGTCCATCACGCTTCTGGGTGCGTCGGGGATTGTCCTGGCAACGCTTCTGCCCGCGACTGCCGTGGGCGGCGCCCTCGGGTTTGCTCCGATGCCGACGGCCTACTTCGTGTTTCTGGCGTGCGTCGTTGCGGGATATGTGGCGAGTGCCCTGTTTGCCAGGCGTGCGTACCTGCTCCGTCACCACAGCCTGCTGTAG
- the truA gene encoding tRNA pseudouridine(38-40) synthase TruA, with protein MQDEHAAGMGAPPGGMAATMVVRLGYRGAGFAGFAEQPGQRTVAGELRTALETLLHRPVDLTCAGRTDAGVNALAQYVSLPVTRGELEREGRRLVSSLVALTPDDLSVRGLYKADVSFSARFDALERGYRYRVACGSARPVLSWGHTWWLRSVADLDVDAMGEAASALLGEHDFRSFCKASSAGLLEADGRSTCRRLSAVSVVRAREAGEELVAIDVRGNAFLHNMVRVIAGTLVEVGRGHRDASWVARALAAHDRSAAGPTAPAHGLTFEWVGYPEAALVSWE; from the coding sequence ATGCAAGACGAACATGCCGCCGGGATGGGTGCGCCGCCGGGAGGCATGGCCGCCACGATGGTGGTCCGCCTGGGCTATCGTGGCGCGGGGTTTGCGGGCTTTGCCGAGCAGCCTGGCCAGCGCACTGTTGCCGGGGAGTTGCGCACCGCCCTCGAGACGCTGCTCCACAGGCCCGTCGACCTCACCTGCGCCGGCCGCACCGACGCCGGCGTCAATGCACTCGCCCAGTACGTGAGCCTGCCGGTCACGCGGGGGGAGCTCGAGCGGGAGGGGCGACGACTCGTCTCGTCGCTCGTGGCGCTTACGCCCGACGACCTCTCGGTGCGGGGCCTCTACAAGGCGGACGTGTCCTTCTCGGCAAGATTCGACGCCCTCGAGCGGGGCTATCGCTATCGCGTCGCCTGCGGGAGCGCCCGCCCCGTGCTCTCCTGGGGCCACACATGGTGGCTGCGCTCGGTGGCGGACCTCGACGTCGATGCCATGGGCGAGGCGGCGTCCGCGCTGTTGGGCGAGCATGACTTCAGGAGCTTCTGCAAGGCGTCGTCGGCGGGGCTGCTCGAGGCAGACGGACGTTCGACCTGCCGCCGCCTGTCTGCGGTCTCGGTCGTTCGCGCGCGCGAGGCGGGAGAGGAGCTTGTGGCGATTGACGTGCGTGGCAACGCCTTCCTGCATAACATGGTCCGCGTGATTGCGGGAACCTTGGTCGAGGTTGGGCGTGGCCATCGTGACGCTTCGTGGGTCGCAAGGGCCCTCGCTGCCCACGACCGGTCCGCCGCTGGCCCCACTGCCCCTGCGCACGGCCTGACCTTCGAATGGGTCGGCTATCCCGAGGCCGCCCTCGTTTCGTGGGAGTAG
- the pyrE gene encoding orotate phosphoribosyltransferase, with product MQNYKREFIGFMVQSNVLKFGDFTLKSGRRSPFFMNAGAYVTGEQLQKLGRYYAQAIHDNFGDGFDVVFGPAYKGIPLSVVTAIAYHELYGKEVRYCSDRKEAKDHGADKGQLLGAELHDGDRVVIVEDVTTSGKSIDETYPKLKAAADVEVRGLVVSLDRMEVGKGGRLTAQQEIQERYGFPVASIVSMSEVVEALGGTVITPELKDAIDKYYARYGVEGGAGSSDAGRQPQASR from the coding sequence ATGCAGAACTACAAGCGCGAGTTCATCGGGTTCATGGTCCAAAGCAACGTGCTCAAGTTCGGCGACTTCACGCTCAAGAGCGGGCGCAGGTCGCCGTTCTTCATGAACGCGGGCGCCTATGTCACGGGCGAGCAACTACAGAAGCTGGGGCGCTACTACGCCCAGGCCATCCATGACAACTTTGGCGACGGCTTCGACGTCGTGTTTGGCCCCGCCTACAAGGGCATCCCCCTCTCCGTGGTGACCGCGATCGCCTACCACGAGCTATACGGCAAGGAGGTGCGCTACTGCTCGGACCGCAAGGAGGCCAAGGACCATGGTGCCGACAAGGGCCAGCTTCTGGGTGCCGAGCTGCATGACGGTGACCGTGTGGTGATCGTCGAGGACGTGACCACCTCGGGCAAGTCCATCGACGAGACATACCCCAAGCTCAAGGCCGCGGCAGACGTAGAGGTGCGCGGACTCGTCGTCTCGCTCGATCGCATGGAGGTCGGCAAGGGCGGCAGGCTCACCGCGCAGCAGGAGATCCAGGAACGCTACGGCTTTCCCGTCGCCAGCATCGTGAGCATGTCCGAAGTCGTCGAGGCCTTGGGCGGAACCGTCATCACACCAGAGCTCAAGGACGCCATCGACAAGTACTATGCGCGCTACGGCGTCGAGGGTGGCGCGGGGAGTAGCGACGCGGGCCGCCAGCCGCAGGCAAGCCGCTAA
- the ucpA gene encoding SDR family oxidoreductase UcpA, whose protein sequence is MSKLDGKVALITGAAKGLGRGIAETYARHGARLCLLDADPSVEEVAKQLHVQRGTQAISIVASVTDKEQVRRAAKATREAFGSLDIACCNAGICRLAPFEDFPDEDLEASIDVNIRGVWNTCQSVIPYMLEAGRGSIVIASSVTGDIVADAGEAAYALTKAALVGLTRCLAVEYASRNIRVNCSQLGYARTPMVERMAVESNPDDPERAIDDIATGVPMGRLATPEEVGELFAFLGSDESSYITGERVVIDGGATLPETSSMGTS, encoded by the coding sequence ATGTCCAAGCTGGATGGCAAGGTTGCACTGATCACGGGAGCCGCAAAGGGGCTGGGCAGAGGCATCGCTGAGACCTATGCACGCCACGGCGCACGCCTCTGCCTCCTCGACGCGGACCCGTCCGTAGAGGAGGTGGCCAAGCAGCTCCACGTGCAGCGCGGTACCCAGGCCATCTCCATCGTGGCAAGCGTCACGGATAAGGAGCAGGTGAGGAGGGCGGCCAAAGCCACACGCGAGGCATTTGGCTCCCTCGACATTGCCTGCTGCAACGCAGGCATCTGCCGTCTCGCCCCGTTCGAGGACTTCCCCGACGAGGATCTCGAGGCGTCCATCGACGTCAACATCCGCGGGGTCTGGAACACCTGCCAGAGCGTCATCCCCTACATGTTAGAGGCGGGCAGAGGCAGCATCGTCATAGCCTCCTCCGTCACAGGCGACATCGTTGCCGACGCCGGAGAGGCCGCCTACGCCCTGACCAAGGCCGCTCTCGTCGGGCTCACCAGATGCCTCGCCGTCGAGTACGCCTCTCGCAACATCCGTGTCAACTGCTCACAGCTGGGCTACGCGAGGACGCCGATGGTCGAGCGGATGGCCGTCGAATCCAACCCCGACGACCCCGAGCGTGCCATCGACGATATCGCAACGGGCGTCCCCATGGGCAGACTCGCGACGCCCGAGGAGGTCGGCGAGCTATTCGCGTTCCTCGGCTCCGACGAGTCCAGTTACATCACGGGCGAGAGGGTCGTCATCGACGGCGGCGCAACCCTTCCGGAGACCTCGTCGATGGGTACCAGCTAG
- a CDS encoding glycosyltransferase family 2 protein, whose translation MTPKVPMVTVIMPAYNVDRYVRRAVESLQHQVLEDFELLVVDDGSSDRTGQVLDSIAERDIRVTVYHNENGGAPAARNYALDHARGKYVMFMDADDWAEPQMLTDMVQFAEEHSLELVVSGFYIDTYYGKADEHTVEVKSCPTRVFGDQREFRATAWRLFDANQLYPPWNKLFLRSRVEDIDLRFRPTFWDDFPFVLDYVRDVEKVGVLARPYYHFVRQRSESETARWRPDMYEKREEEHGWMLDLYRHWGLDGDPQSVEMIQRRYAERLIGCIENVCNPQCALSEREKLAAIERMITSDRAQLAVSVACPRSLMMQVMLAPIKSRNVSLAYREGCFISFVKRHNTRVFATLKARR comes from the coding sequence ATGACGCCAAAGGTCCCCATGGTCACCGTCATCATGCCTGCCTACAACGTCGACCGCTATGTGCGGCGGGCGGTCGAGTCCCTCCAGCATCAGGTCCTCGAGGACTTCGAGCTGCTCGTCGTCGATGACGGCTCCAGCGATCGCACCGGTCAGGTGCTGGATTCCATCGCCGAGCGCGACATACGTGTGACGGTCTACCACAACGAGAACGGGGGCGCCCCCGCAGCACGCAACTACGCGCTTGACCATGCACGCGGCAAGTACGTCATGTTCATGGACGCCGATGACTGGGCCGAGCCCCAGATGCTGACCGACATGGTCCAGTTTGCCGAGGAGCACAGCCTCGAGCTGGTCGTCTCGGGATTCTATATCGACACCTACTACGGCAAGGCCGACGAGCACACCGTCGAGGTCAAGAGCTGCCCCACGCGCGTCTTTGGCGACCAGCGGGAGTTTCGTGCGACGGCCTGGCGGCTGTTCGACGCCAACCAGCTGTATCCGCCCTGGAACAAGCTGTTCCTGCGCTCTCGTGTCGAGGACATCGACCTGCGCTTCCGTCCCACCTTCTGGGATGACTTCCCCTTCGTGCTCGACTACGTTCGCGACGTCGAGAAGGTCGGCGTGCTTGCGCGTCCGTACTACCACTTCGTCCGTCAGCGCAGCGAGTCCGAGACTGCCCGCTGGCGCCCTGACATGTACGAGAAGCGCGAGGAGGAGCACGGTTGGATGCTTGACCTCTACCGCCACTGGGGCCTCGATGGCGATCCCCAGAGCGTGGAGATGATCCAGCGTCGCTATGCCGAGCGCCTGATCGGCTGCATCGAGAACGTCTGCAACCCCCAGTGCGCGCTTTCCGAGCGGGAGAAGCTTGCTGCCATCGAGCGGATGATCACAAGCGATCGCGCCCAGCTTGCCGTTTCCGTGGCCTGCCCGCGCTCGCTCATGATGCAGGTGATGCTGGCCCCCATCAAGTCTCGGAACGTCTCGCTCGCCTATCGGGAGGGTTGCTTCATCTCGTTCGTCAAACGGCACAACACGCGCGTGTTCGCGACCCTGAAGGCCCGACGTTAG
- a CDS encoding sulfide/dihydroorotate dehydrogenase-like FAD/NAD-binding protein yields MYKILEKTQFSEKVFKFRIEAPEMARHAHAGQFLMVRANERGERVPFTFADWNPEEGWVEFIFMVIGKTTTMLSAYEAGDSLQDVTGPLGQPTEMGDGSWAVIGGGVGLAIAFPVARQLVASGHEVHAIMGARTKNLLLLEEQFRSILPDDHIHITTDDGSYGEKGVVTAPLERLLEAKAVDRVFCVGPVPMMKFSTLTAEKYGTPITASLNPIMVDGTGMCGCCRVEVDGQTKFACVDGPDFDATKVDWNDLRARQAAYLTEEGQSLHAYEEAMCACQR; encoded by the coding sequence ATGTACAAAATCCTCGAAAAGACGCAGTTCTCGGAGAAGGTGTTCAAGTTCCGCATCGAGGCGCCGGAGATGGCCAGGCACGCGCATGCCGGCCAGTTCCTCATGGTGCGTGCCAACGAGCGCGGCGAGCGCGTCCCGTTCACGTTCGCGGACTGGAATCCCGAGGAGGGCTGGGTCGAGTTCATCTTCATGGTCATCGGGAAGACCACGACGATGCTCTCAGCCTACGAGGCCGGTGACAGCCTGCAGGACGTGACCGGACCGCTGGGCCAGCCCACCGAGATGGGCGACGGCTCCTGGGCCGTCATCGGCGGTGGAGTGGGCCTGGCCATCGCCTTCCCCGTGGCACGCCAGCTGGTGGCAAGCGGTCACGAGGTACATGCCATCATGGGTGCCCGCACCAAGAACCTGCTGCTGCTCGAGGAGCAGTTCCGCTCCATCCTCCCCGACGACCACATCCACATCACCACCGACGACGGCTCCTACGGCGAGAAGGGCGTCGTCACCGCGCCCCTGGAGCGCCTGCTCGAGGCCAAGGCCGTCGATCGGGTCTTCTGCGTGGGTCCCGTGCCGATGATGAAGTTCTCGACCCTCACGGCCGAGAAGTACGGCACCCCCATCACCGCATCGCTCAACCCCATCATGGTCGACGGTACCGGCATGTGCGGCTGCTGTCGCGTGGAGGTCGACGGCCAGACGAAGTTCGCCTGCGTCGACGGCCCCGACTTCGACGCGACGAAGGTCGACTGGAACGACCTGCGCGCGCGCCAAGCCGCATACCTGACCGAAGAGGGCCAGTCCCTCCACGCCTATGAGGAGGCGATGTGCGCATGCCAGAGGTAA
- the gltA gene encoding NADPH-dependent glutamate synthase: MPEVNGRWVADMKSARQADNEEPAEERAHDFRPVDRGFTKEMAIAEAQRCLRCKKPLCVEGCPVNIDIPGFIEKIAEEKFGEGLDVIHEASMLPAICGRVCPQETQCEGVCIRGKKGQPVAIGQLERFLGDQPELASQPQMSPSSGKRVAVIGSGPSGITCAGELARNGFDVTVFEAFFTGGGVLVYGIPEFRLPKAVVKREIDGLREMGVKFEYNAVMGNLADAEELLGEKGFDAIYVATGAGLPKFLNIPGENLPNVFFANEYLTRVNLMKANQFPEYDTPTKRAKTVVVFGGGNVAMDAVRTAKRLGAERAIIAYRRTEDEMPARKAELHHAKAESVEVMPLVSPLEFLKGEDGNVCGVRVQRMELGEPDASGRRRPVPIEDAIEEIPCDVAISAIGTNANPFAKKIGGMELNKWGYIIADEETGRTSNPRIWAGGDIVTGAATVILAMGAGKKAAADMTRVLLGA; encoded by the coding sequence ATGCCAGAGGTAAACGGTCGCTGGGTCGCCGACATGAAGTCGGCGCGTCAGGCCGACAACGAGGAGCCGGCCGAAGAGCGCGCCCACGACTTCCGCCCGGTCGACAGGGGCTTCACCAAGGAGATGGCCATAGCCGAGGCGCAGCGCTGCCTGCGCTGCAAGAAGCCGCTCTGCGTCGAAGGCTGTCCCGTCAACATCGACATCCCCGGCTTCATCGAGAAGATCGCGGAGGAGAAGTTCGGCGAGGGTCTCGACGTCATCCATGAGGCCTCGATGCTGCCCGCCATCTGCGGACGCGTCTGCCCGCAGGAGACCCAGTGCGAGGGCGTCTGCATCCGTGGCAAGAAGGGCCAGCCGGTCGCCATCGGTCAGCTGGAACGCTTCCTGGGCGACCAGCCCGAGCTGGCCTCCCAACCCCAGATGAGTCCCTCCAGCGGCAAGAGGGTCGCCGTCATCGGCTCCGGTCCCTCGGGCATCACCTGCGCCGGAGAGCTTGCTCGCAACGGCTTCGACGTCACCGTATTCGAGGCCTTCTTCACCGGCGGCGGCGTGCTGGTCTACGGCATCCCCGAGTTCCGCCTGCCCAAGGCGGTCGTCAAGCGCGAGATCGACGGCCTCAGGGAGATGGGCGTCAAGTTCGAGTACAACGCCGTCATGGGCAACCTCGCCGATGCAGAGGAGCTTCTGGGGGAGAAGGGCTTCGATGCCATCTACGTGGCGACCGGCGCCGGCCTTCCCAAGTTCCTTAACATCCCCGGGGAGAACCTGCCCAACGTCTTCTTCGCCAACGAGTACCTGACCCGCGTGAACCTCATGAAGGCAAACCAGTTCCCCGAGTACGACACCCCGACCAAGCGCGCCAAGACCGTCGTGGTCTTCGGTGGCGGCAACGTCGCCATGGACGCCGTGCGCACGGCCAAGCGCCTGGGTGCCGAGCGCGCGATCATCGCCTATCGCCGTACCGAGGACGAGATGCCCGCCCGTAAGGCCGAGCTGCACCACGCCAAGGCCGAGAGCGTCGAGGTCATGCCCCTGGTGTCGCCGCTCGAGTTTCTCAAGGGCGAGGACGGTAACGTCTGTGGCGTCCGCGTCCAGAGGATGGAGCTGGGCGAGCCCGACGCTTCCGGTCGCCGCCGTCCCGTGCCCATCGAGGATGCCATCGAGGAGATTCCCTGCGACGTCGCGATTTCCGCCATCGGCACCAACGCCAACCCCTTCGCCAAGAAGATCGGCGGCATGGAGCTGAACAAGTGGGGCTACATCATCGCCGACGAGGAGACGGGTCGTACCTCCAACCCCAGGATCTGGGCCGGTGGTGACATCGTCACCGGAGCCGCCACGGTCATCCTGGCCATGGGCGCCGGCAAGAAGGCTGCCGCCGACATGACCAGGGTCCTGCTAGGCGCATAG